From the genome of Candidatus Binatia bacterium:
CGGCTCAGAGAGGCGCTGCGGAGTATTCGCGAGGCCTATGACTACGTCATCCTCGACTGCCCGCCGTCGCTCGGGCTGTTGACAATCAACGGCCTCACCGCAGCCGATTCCGTGCTGGTCCCCCTACAATGCGAGTACTACGCCCTTGAAGGTTTGAGTGCCCTCTTGGAGACGATCGATTTGATCCGCAAGCGTCTCAACCCGGCACTGGCAATCGAGGGCCTGTTGCTGACGATGTTCGATACCCGTAACAGCTTGTGCCACCAGGTGGTCGATGATGTACGTCGGCACTTTCCCCATGACGTCCTTGCGTCGGTCATCCCGCGCAATGTCAGACTGAGTGAATCGCCGAGTCACGGCCTGCCGGCAGTGGTGTACGATCCCGTCTCGCGCGGCGCAGAAGCTTACCAGGCGTTGACGCGGGAAATCTTGGAACGGCACCAGCGCGGGCAACCGGCGGCACTGCACGAGCCGGAGAGGGGAGGAGAATAGATGGAGGCCTTGAACAAGCGCCGGGCTCTGGGCCGCGGCCTGGGAGCATTGATCCCGAGCGCGTACACAACCGAGGAAACACCGACTGACACCTTCGTTCCGCTGTCTGCGATTCACCCGAACCCACGACAACCCCGCCAATGGTTCTCCGACGAGGGCATCGAAGAACTGGCCGAATCGATTCGGCAGAAAGGGATTTTGCAGCCGTTGTTGGTGCGCCGCACGAACGATGGCTTTGAGCTGATCGCCGGCGAGCGGCGACTACGGGCGGCGCGGCGCGTGGGCATGGAGCACGTGCCGGTGCTGGTCCGCGAGGCGAACGAGGTTGAAATGCTGGAGATGGCCCTCATCGAAAACATCCAGCGGGAAAACCTCAATCCGCTGGAAGAAGCACGCGCCTACCGCCGCTTGCTGGACGAATTCGATCTCACGCAGGAGGAGATCGCCAGGCGCGTGGGCAAGGATCGGTCCACCGTTGCCAACACCATGCGGCTGCTGCTGCTTCCCGATGAGGTGAAAGGCCAAATCGAACGTGGCATGCTCTCTGCCGGCCACGCCCGCGCGCTGGCCGGCGCGGACTCGGATGCGGTGAAGATCCAACTGTCCCGTGAAGTGATCTCCCACCGATTGACCGTCCGGCAAACCGAGCGATTGGCGAAAGAGCACAGGCGACCCTCGGCGGGTACGGACCTCCAGGCGGCGGAGCAACGGCTCACTGAAGCGCTCGGCACGCGCGTCCGACTGCTGCCCGGACGGAACGGTTCTGGAAAAATCGACATCCAGTACTATTCGTTAGAAGAGCTGAACGGCCTGATCGACCGGCTCGCGTCGCCAGCGGAGTGTCGCGCCGAGCTATAAACTTTTGACAATCGGAAGTCGGGCATGCTATAAGCCCGGCGCCTTTAGTCCACAACCGACGGGAGAGGAGCATGGCCTTATTCGCGAAGGACGACAAAGTGCAGCGCCCTGACCCTGCCAGGGCACCGGTCAGCTCGCAGACATGGACCGCTGAGACCCCGAGAACCACCGAGTCAGTCCAGGCACATCTCGGCAAGGGCAGTCGTGTAGAAGGAAAACTGACGTTCGAAGGCAGCGTGGAGATCGATGGTTGCATCGACGGCGAAATCGGCGCGCAGGACGCAGTTATCATCGGCGACAGCGCGGTCATCAACGCGCAGATACATGCGGAAACCATCATCATCAAAGGCAAAGTCACGGGGGACCTCACCGCACGCAAACGGGTTGAACTGCGCGCACCTGGCCGGCTCGTGGGGAATATCACTACCCCAAGCCTCGTGATTCATGAAGGTGTCGTGTTTGAAGGGCATTGCTCGATGGGAGGGGGATCTGAGGTAAAGGCGGATAAATCGGACCGTAAAGTGGCTCTCTTTCCGAAAGAGGAACGGACTCCCACGTCCGTCCGGTTGCAGTCAGAGGCGGTCAAGTAGGGCCTGCTTCCGCGAGCCGAGAACAGCGTTCCTCCCGATTGTCCCGGCACGTATGACAAACGGTGCGCCGCGCCTTGCGCTAGCGGTGCCGGTTGTTGTGCGTCATGAAGAACCTCGATACGAAAACACGCCATGGAGTTTCAACTTGATTCCTTCCTGATCCAGATTGCGTCGTTCGTCATTCTCTGGCTCGGCTTGAAGCGCCTGCTCTTTGATCCGGCCTTGCAGGTGCTGGAGGCCCGCGAAGCCCGGACCTCAGGGCTCGCCCGCGAGGCCGCGGAAATGAAATCCGCTGCGGACCGTTCGGCCGCGGAATACGAAGCCCGCATGCGCGAAATTCGTCATCAGCTGGCCGTGGAAGCAGAAGCTGCGCGCGTCGTTACGCGGACGCAGGAGCGGCAGGTCATCTCTGTGGCACGCGATCAGGTGAGCCATCAGCTCATGCAGCTGCGGGACACCTTGAGCCGCCAGGCCGAGGAGGCCCGGCCGGCGCTGGCCGCCGAGGCCCGCGACCTTTCTGCCCGCATGCTTGAGCGCGTCGTCGGGAGAAGGCTTGCATGAGACGGCCAAGCGTCGGTATCATCACCCAGGCCGCCCTGGCTACGGCCGCTGTGCCGCTGGCTCTGGCCGAGGAAGGGACGCACGGACACGAGGCGGGTAGTCCGCTCGGGCCGCTCTTCTTCTCGACGATCAACCTGCTCATCTTCCTATGGGTACTCGCCCGTTACGTTTTGCCTCCGATCCGCGCCTGGGTCCGCAATCGTCGCACGCACATCGTGCAGGCGCTCGAGACAGCCGCTGCCGCCAAAGCCGAAGCGCTCAAGCTGCGGACCGAGTGGGAGGAGCGCCTGGCGCAGTTCAATCAGTCGCTGGAAGCGATGCGCACGCAAGCGCGGCGTGATGCCGAGCACGAGCGCGACCAGATTCTCGCGGCCGCGCGCAAGGCCGCCGCCGCCATCCGTAAGGCCGCCGAGCTGGCTGCCGTCTACGAAATGCGACGCACGCAGGAGCTGCTGCGCGCCGACCTGGTGCGCCAAGCCGTGCGGTCGGCTGAAGACGCGGCGCGCACCCAGCTCACCGAGGACGATCAACAGCGCTTCGTTACCGAGTTTCTCAAACAGGTGTGGCAATGAGCGCCGTGTCCCGGCGGTACGCCAAGGCCATCTTCGCTCTGGCAGAAGACGAGCAGTCGTTGGAGCAGACGGCCGAGCAACTCGGTCGCCTGGCGGCCCTCGTGCAGGATCCCACCGTTGGCCCGGTGTTGCGCAGCCCGCTGCTGTCGCCGCGGCGCCGCCGTGACCTGGCGCAAACGGTGGCCCAAGGGCTGTCCCTTTCCAATCTGCTGGCGCGTTTTCTTGCTGTGCTCAGCGACCACCAGCGTCTGAGCGAACTGCCGGCCATCGCCGAATACTTCCAACGTCTCTTGGATCAGACACTGGGACGCGTCCGTATTGCCATCCGCAGCGCCCGTGTCCTGGACCCGGCACAGGAACAACAGATCGCGGCGGCCTTCGCGCGCCTGACGGGAAAGCAGGTCATGCCGGCGGCGGTGGTGGATCCCGAGCTCCTCGGCGGCGTGCTCGTGGAAGTGGAAGGTAAAGTCTACGACGGTAGCGTACGCACCCAATTGGAGCGCCTCGCCAAGGAGCTCAGCGGCACGGTTGCGCGCTAGGAGGATGCACGACAAAATGGAGATTCGCCCAGCCGAAATTAGCGAAGTCATCAAGCGCCAGATCAGCGAGTACGGGCGCGAAGTCGAGGTGCGCGAGACCGGCCGCGTCCTTTCTTGTGGCGACGGCATCGCCCGCATCTACGGCCTCGAAAAAGTCGCCGCTGGCGAGCTCATTCAGTTTCCCCATGACATTTATGGGATTGTGCTCAACCTGGAGGAAGACAACGTCGGCGCGGCCGTGTTCGGCGAGGTGGAAGCCATCAAGGAAGGCGACGAGGTACGCCGCACCAACCGCATCGCCGAAGTGCCTGTTGGGGATGCCCTGCTCGGGCGGGTGGTCGACGCGCTCGGGCAGCCGATCGACGGCAAAGGCCCCATCGCCACCAGCGAGAGCCGGCGCATCGAACTGAAGGCGCCGGGGATCGTCGCCCGGCAGCCGGTGAAAGAACCTTTGCAGACCGGAATAAAGGCCATCGATGCCATGATCCCCATCGGCCGCGGTCAACGCGAATTGATCATCGGCGACCGACAGACCGGAAAGACGGCAGTCGCGCTAGACACCATCGTCAACCAGCGCGGCGGTGACGTGGCGTGCATCTACGTCGCCATCGGACAAAAGCGCTCCACGGTGGCGCAGGTGGTCGACAAGCTCGCCCGATTCGGAGCTATGGAATACACCATCGTGGTCGCAGCCACCGCCTCCGAGGCCGCGCCTCTGCAGTTCATCGCCCCGTACACTGGTTGCACCATCGGTGAGTACTTTCGCGACAATCGCCGCCATGCATTGGTCATTTACGACGACCTTTCGAAGCACGCCGTGGCCTACCGGCAGTTGTCGCTGCTGCTGCGGCGCCCGCCGGGCCGTGAAGCATACCCCGGCGACGTGTTCTACCTGCACTCGCGGCTGTTGGAGCGCGCCGCCAAGATGAGCGAGGATCGTGGCGGCGGTTCCCTGACGGCACTGCCGATCATCGAAACCCAGGCCGGTGACGTCTCGGCATACATTCCCACCAACGTGATCTCGATCACTGACGGACAGATTTTCCTCGAGACCGACCTGTTCTACTCGGGCGTACGACCGGCCGTGAACGTCGGCATCTCGGTGTCCCGTGTCGGCGGCTCGGCACAGATTAAGGCCATGAAGCAGGTGGCTGGCTCCCTGCGCATCGAGCTGGCGCAGTATCGTGAGATGGCCGCCTTCGCACAGTTCGGGTCTGATTTGGACGCCACTACCCAGCGGCAACTGGCGCGCGGCAGCCGGCTGGTCGAGGTGCTGAAGCAGGGACAGTACGATCCACAGCCCATCGAGCGTCAGGTGTTGATCATCTACGCTGCCACCAACGGCTATGTTGACCATCTGCCGGAGAGCGCCGTAACACGGTACGAGGCCGAACTGTACCGCTTCGTCGACAACCGCCATCCCGACCTGTTCGCGGACATTCGCACGAAGAAGCAGTTTGACGACGAACTGAAGACCAAGGTCAGCAAGGTGCTCAACGAATTCAAGGACGTTTTCGCCGCGTGAGACGCGGTGAAGGGTCCAACGCTGCACGTTCATGGCGAGCCTGAAGATCATTCGTAAGCGTATCACCTCGGTGAAGAGCACGCAGAAGATCACCAAAGCCATGAAGATGGTGTCGGCGGCCAAGCTGCGGCGCGCGCAGGACGCCGCCATAGCGGCGCGTCCGTACGCGGACAAACTCACCGATCTGCTGCGCAATGTCGCCGCGCGCCTGGGCGCCACGGGGCATCCGCTGCTGCAAACGCGGGCGGAGGAACGCATGACCCACGTTCTCCTGGTGACCGCGGACCGCGGCTTGTGCGGCGGCTACAACAGCAATCTGATCCGTAAGGCGGAAAGGCTCATCGAGGAACGTGGCTGGGACCGCGTGCGTATGACCATCGTCGGCCGCCGCGGCTTCGATTACTTCAAACGGCGCCCCGTCACCATCGTCGATAAGCACATCAACTTGTTCGGCGGACCTTCCGCCGAGCTGGCGCGGCAGATTGGAGAACAGCTGGCGCGTGAATTTGCCGAAGGCACGAGCGACGCCGTCGCCCTGATCTACGCCCGCTTCCGGTCGGCACTGGTGCAGGTGCCGACCGAGCAACGCCTCCTGCCGATCGCGCCGGAAGCCACCGAGGGCAAGACCGCCGTGGAATATCTCTACGAGCCCAACGCCGCGTTGCTTCTCGACCGCCTGCTGCGGCAGTACGTTACCGTGCTTATTCACCGTGCCTTCTTGGAAGCGACGGCCAGCGAGCATGGCGCGCGCATGACGGCTATGGACAGCGCTACCAACAATGCCTCAGAAATGATCGACCGGTTGACGTTGGAAATGAACCGTGCCCGCCAAGCAACGATTACCAAAGAACTGATGGAGATCATCGGCGGCGCCGAGGCCCTCAAGGGCTGATCGACGGCTGGCACCGCGACATTCAGAGCAGAGGATAGACGACATGAACATCGGTAAGATCACGCAGATCATCGGCC
Proteins encoded in this window:
- a CDS encoding AAA family ATPase, whose amino-acid sequence is MGRIICIANQKGGVGKTTTAVNLSAGLSLAAHSTLLVDIDPQASASSGVGVSRADGAPTVYEVLLGEQPAAAAVRTCAVESLHVLPSSRDLIGAEIELVPMIGREHRLREALRSIREAYDYVILDCPPSLGLLTINGLTAADSVLVPLQCEYYALEGLSALLETIDLIRKRLNPALAIEGLLLTMFDTRNSLCHQVVDDVRRHFPHDVLASVIPRNVRLSESPSHGLPAVVYDPVSRGAEAYQALTREILERHQRGQPAALHEPERGGE
- a CDS encoding ParB/RepB/Spo0J family partition protein, translating into MEALNKRRALGRGLGALIPSAYTTEETPTDTFVPLSAIHPNPRQPRQWFSDEGIEELAESIRQKGILQPLLVRRTNDGFELIAGERRLRAARRVGMEHVPVLVREANEVEMLEMALIENIQRENLNPLEEARAYRRLLDEFDLTQEEIARRVGKDRSTVANTMRLLLLPDEVKGQIERGMLSAGHARALAGADSDAVKIQLSREVISHRLTVRQTERLAKEHRRPSAGTDLQAAEQRLTEALGTRVRLLPGRNGSGKIDIQYYSLEELNGLIDRLASPAECRAEL
- a CDS encoding polymer-forming cytoskeletal protein translates to MALFAKDDKVQRPDPARAPVSSQTWTAETPRTTESVQAHLGKGSRVEGKLTFEGSVEIDGCIDGEIGAQDAVIIGDSAVINAQIHAETIIIKGKVTGDLTARKRVELRAPGRLVGNITTPSLVIHEGVVFEGHCSMGGGSEVKADKSDRKVALFPKEERTPTSVRLQSEAVK
- a CDS encoding ATP synthase F0 subunit B, which gives rise to MEFQLDSFLIQIASFVILWLGLKRLLFDPALQVLEAREARTSGLAREAAEMKSAADRSAAEYEARMREIRHQLAVEAEAARVVTRTQERQVISVARDQVSHQLMQLRDTLSRQAEEARPALAAEARDLSARMLERVVGRRLA
- the atpH gene encoding ATP synthase F1 subunit delta, which translates into the protein MSAVSRRYAKAIFALAEDEQSLEQTAEQLGRLAALVQDPTVGPVLRSPLLSPRRRRDLAQTVAQGLSLSNLLARFLAVLSDHQRLSELPAIAEYFQRLLDQTLGRVRIAIRSARVLDPAQEQQIAAAFARLTGKQVMPAAVVDPELLGGVLVEVEGKVYDGSVRTQLERLAKELSGTVAR
- the atpA gene encoding F0F1 ATP synthase subunit alpha, yielding MEIRPAEISEVIKRQISEYGREVEVRETGRVLSCGDGIARIYGLEKVAAGELIQFPHDIYGIVLNLEEDNVGAAVFGEVEAIKEGDEVRRTNRIAEVPVGDALLGRVVDALGQPIDGKGPIATSESRRIELKAPGIVARQPVKEPLQTGIKAIDAMIPIGRGQRELIIGDRQTGKTAVALDTIVNQRGGDVACIYVAIGQKRSTVAQVVDKLARFGAMEYTIVVAATASEAAPLQFIAPYTGCTIGEYFRDNRRHALVIYDDLSKHAVAYRQLSLLLRRPPGREAYPGDVFYLHSRLLERAAKMSEDRGGGSLTALPIIETQAGDVSAYIPTNVISITDGQIFLETDLFYSGVRPAVNVGISVSRVGGSAQIKAMKQVAGSLRIELAQYREMAAFAQFGSDLDATTQRQLARGSRLVEVLKQGQYDPQPIERQVLIIYAATNGYVDHLPESAVTRYEAELYRFVDNRHPDLFADIRTKKQFDDELKTKVSKVLNEFKDVFAA
- the atpG gene encoding ATP synthase F1 subunit gamma; translation: MASLKIIRKRITSVKSTQKITKAMKMVSAAKLRRAQDAAIAARPYADKLTDLLRNVAARLGATGHPLLQTRAEERMTHVLLVTADRGLCGGYNSNLIRKAERLIEERGWDRVRMTIVGRRGFDYFKRRPVTIVDKHINLFGGPSAELARQIGEQLAREFAEGTSDAVALIYARFRSALVQVPTEQRLLPIAPEATEGKTAVEYLYEPNAALLLDRLLRQYVTVLIHRAFLEATASEHGARMTAMDSATNNASEMIDRLTLEMNRARQATITKELMEIIGGAEALKG